In one Alnus glutinosa chromosome 12, dhAlnGlut1.1, whole genome shotgun sequence genomic region, the following are encoded:
- the LOC133851892 gene encoding protein EARLY-RESPONSIVE TO DEHYDRATION 7, chloroplastic-like, with amino-acid sequence MALQGPNHRTPLYPEVIESNPDASSIPNPSSNLYPSIDMLNLVENLFPDNNILQNPNSSHPTAPPVVIEEVLITIPGAILNLIDKHYSVELACGDLTVVHLRQGDNVVAVLARVADEIQWPLAKDEAAVKLDDSHYFFSLRVPKEHRSGSDSSDEEDKPADSDDLLNYGLTIASKGQENLVKDLDGILQNYSSFSVQKVSENAKIKKGEALDGSVAREVSPAELKSEKKKELMEERCAAYWTTLAPNVEDYSGTTARLISAGSGKLIKGILWCGDVTVDRLKVGNEIMKKRMNPRSNSEIDPKTLKRIKRVKRVTKMTEKVANGVLSGVVKVSGLLTSSVANSKVGKKFFGLLPGEILLASLDGFSRVCDAVEIAGKNVMSTSSTVTTELVSHRYGEKAGEATSEGLDAAGHAIGAGWAAFKIRKAFNPKSVLKPTTLAKSAAKAAAAEKKKAKKSK; translated from the exons ATGGCTTTGCAAGGCCCAAACCACAGAACCCCTCTCTACCCGGAGGTGATCGAATCAAACCCCGACGCCTCCTCAATCCCTAACCCTTCCTCAAATCTCTACCCCTCCATCGACATGCTGAACCTCGTCGAGAACCTCTTCCCTGACAACAACATTctccaaaaccctaactctagtcACCCCACGGCCCCGCCGGTGGTCATTGAGGAGGTCCTGATTACGATCCCTGGTGCAATTCTCAACCTCATCGATAAGCACTACAGCGTCGAGCTGGCCTGCGGCGACCTCACCGTCGTCCATCTCCGGCAGGGCGACAATGTTGTCGCTGTCCTCGCCCGCGTCGCCGACGAGATCCAGTGGCCGCTCGCCAAGGACGAGGCTGCCGTCAAGCTCGACGACTCGCACTACTTCTTCTCGCTCCGCGTCCCCAAGGAACACCGGTCCGGCTCCGATTCGAGCGACGAGGAAGACAAACCGGCCGACTCGGACGATTTGCTTAACTACGGTTTGACCATTGCGTCCAAGGGCCAAGAGAACCTCGTCAAGGACCTGGATGGAATTTTGCAAAATTACAGTAGTTTTTCGGTCCAGAAGGTTTCGGAGAATGCGAAGATTAAGAAGGGGGAGGCGCTGGACGGTTCGGTGGCGAGGGAGGTCTCGCCGGCAGAGTTGAAGTcggagaagaagaaggagcTGATGGAGGAGCGGTGCGCCGCTTACTGGACGACGCTGGCGCCGAATGTGGAGGACTACAGTGGGACCACTGCGAGGCTGATATCGGCCGGTTCGGGGAAGCTGATCAAGGGGATCTTGTGGTGCGGGGACGTCACGGTGGATAGGTTGAAGGTGGGGAATGAGATTATGAAGAAGAGGATGAATCCGCGTTCTAATTCGGAGATCGATCCTAAAACCTTGAAGCGGATTAAGAG GGTTAAGAGGGTGACCAAAATGACGGAGAAAGTTGCAAATGGGGTCCTCTCTGGGGTTGTTAAAGTCTCTGGATTGTTGACAAGTTCGGTAGCAAATTCAAAAGTCGGCAAGAAATTTTTTGGTCTCCTGCCTGGGGAGATTCTGCTTGCGTCCCTGGATGGATTTA GCAGAGTCTGCGATGCTGTTGAAATAGCTGGAAAAAATGTCATGTCAACATCATCCACTGTGACAACTGAACTCGTCTCCCACAG GTATGGGGAAAAGGCGGGTGAGGCAACAAGTGAAGGGCTTGATGCTGCTGGCCATGCTATTGGGGCTGGATGGGCTGCTTTTAAGATCCGAAAGGCATTCAACCCTAAAAGTGTTCTTAAGCCTACCACATTGGCCAAGTCTGCTGCTAAAGCTGCAGCTGCTGAGAAGAAGAAGGCTAAGAAGTCCAAGTAA